TAGTGAATATACCCAACTGAGGAAAAAAATGTAAACTTGAGATAATTCATTATTCaataataacattattatttttttataatcaagTTTGACCCCATGAAATAAGTTGACAAGACTATCCACCGTTATCTTTGCTTCATCACAATCAGTGGCGGACCCACGTTGGTCTTGCGGGGCCATGATCCCCTAACCTTTTTGAAAacacaatatatttatatagattttatacataattatataaatatagaaaataatccCTCAAAAAAGTTTATAATCtctatatattttctaaaagtttttaaaatttcaatatatctaaaaatgcatctctctagtttttttcttatattgtcctaaaagtttttaatatcttatattaaacaaaatttgtcctaaaattttgtttaatttctatatattatttattttcaaggatgtggcattttcaaaattaaacttaaaactaagtttaggaaAACTAATAagcttattaatatatatggatctcaaaaatttttgttatacaatattgagcttcttaatataaaattcaaagtgaaaatataagaaaagttATTTAAGGTTGATGACTTAGATGAAAAATAGTTGCAAGATTTTATCCTCTAAACTTCATTGAGTAAGAAAAGAATTTGTGTAAAATTTCAATTATAGcattatatgtttaatgtgatacgaaaatatctaaattttacaTGAAATCTGATAAAGTAGTTTACATCCTAGAATAAAAAGatgacattttaaaatatctattgatagtttaaatgaagaaaataaattttaaatattccattgcaaaaataacaataaataaatattattccatGAAACATTATTATCAGAATCTAAAACATATAATAATTTGtgcttttataattttatttctacgtGTACGTAGCAAATTACCGAGATATACTTTTATAtgtagttatgtttttattatttttcaatatctttttaatttacataagagaaatgatattaataGTTTTAGGATGTGCAAGTCTCACCCACTTCCTTTAAAAGAAGTAGGTAAATCTATAAATCAcgtcaaaaaaattattttttaatgttggaCTTTACTCTTTTTTTGAAGAGAGTGCGTAATGCTTACAACCATACAACTGtatctattattattctttatataaatgtgtcacataAAAAAGTTGGCCTTCCCTCAACATAATTGCTAGTTCTGCCACTGATCACAATGGGATGAAAGGCTGTATGACAGTatggtatataaattttttttataaatatattaaagttCAAACTGGGTTTCTGTTAACCATAAAAAgtgttttgattaaaaaaaaaatgttaagaagaagaagaagaaaatcctaatccaaaAGTGAAGCACCGAATCGTTTTcttaggttcggtttggtaaacaaaaattttcatctcaaactcaaaattctcatctcatcattacaacttttccaaatctccatacaaaatataataaataatttaactttttcttaactttttcaaatcctaaaacaataataatattaaaatataatattttaatattttatgttaaactcaaaattttcatctcacttaccAAATAGAACCTTAATCTTCTTATTTATAGGCTCGTTCTCGAAACTTGAACAACTTAGGAAACCAACTTACAACTTGCAAAACAAATTGggatttaaattactaaaattaatattattttatacccATTTTGGATGCCCAACCACTATGTACTTTAATTCCATTCTAGAGCACTTCAAGTTTTAGTCCACAGTATTTATTGGCGCGGTTGTTGGAACTAGAACCACTTGTTGCATACCCATTGGAAACGTCCTTATTGGCTAACGAACATGCATGAAATTAGCAATATTGTTTGTTTAATGATGTTCGTTCAATAGAGTTGATTtgattacacaaaattaaactatctcatctcatataatcattataatttttttaaattcttacataaaatataataaataattcaattttttcaaattttaaaataaaaataatattaaaaaattatattataattattttattcaacttttaataaaacatatcatcttTTCTAAACTGTGTAATCAAACAAGACCTTTCTTATAAATCCTTCGATGTAGCGCAGTGATTTTAGGGCAAGTTCTGCATTCACACTCATGAGATTAGACTGGAAAAATTTCTCTTCAAttatttaagatgaaatattctTCGCCGAAGCCACTATTTGGGTGAAGCCACGGCACACATTACGTGTAGACCGGGTTCACTAAAGTTTACCTGAACCAGTTCAGAGCAGTCTCTCGTATCTCAGTGCCAAAAAAGCCCTCAGTCATTTTTCTACAATGGCGGAAGCCCTCGGTCATTTTTTTGATCTGccgaagtttttcttttttatccagCCAAGTTTAGACAACCATCTTTGAAAAACTCACACTTCTATGCATGATCTGTAACATCTTCGTCTCCAGTTACATTTAGAGGCTTCCGCAGGTTTCTTTTCCATTTGACGTTcctattctttcttctttactAGGCTTGGTTTAGCCACAATAAGTCTTTATTCGTTAGTTCAACCCCAAAAGTTTGTATTTTGCTTTTAAACTCTACTgggtttttccttttcttgagcttcaccttctttttttttcgcaACCATGAATTTTGAAATTGGGTTTCAGTTGCTTGTGttattgttttcaattttttccatATTGATCTAGACAATAGTGTGCCAGTTTAGTTTATTAAGGTATTTTGGGTTTCTGGGTCATTGAACGATTGAAATTTCGATGAAATTTGGTTTAGCTTTTGGGTTTTTGATCTGGGTTTTGAGTGTGAGTATTGAAGTCTCGAGAATTGTTTCTGTATttcttttatctaattttaaaggGAATCAACTTAATTGCAACCAAATCacttttattcaaatataaattattttcctttttataaatCATTATTGTGATCCATTTGTACCGTGCTGCTTGTTATATTGTGTTTATGATTCCTGTGTCTGGATCGAATGGAACAACCTGTCATGTTCATTTTTCAGCTTCTGTGATAGCTGCTATGTCCCCATTGCAGTTTTGTGGGAGGTCCCACTAGAATACTCGTCGTATGAAAATTGTATAAAGTTTAACGGAAGAAGCCACGTAGTGAGTGCAATGTGTGCACTGCTACAGTGGCTTCTCCGTAGCAGAACTCATTTAAGATATACTCGTGGAAACTTCTTGTTAAAAAGTCTATGCACGCGAAGATTAGTGGGAGATTTTTTCTAGATGTCTTTCATCatctttaaattataaattacaaCTATAATAACACCTTggtttttgtataaaataacAAGTGGTGCATGGCACGTAGGTTTGATCgacctaaaaataaataaaataaaatgtacttGACGAGCTTTAAGCATTTATAACTCTATTATACACCATAGGTCGTtgtgaaaagaaataaacaagTTTAGCATCTATCAATATATAAAGTTGAACACTTAACCTCGATGATATCatccaatattattaaattttgatattccAAAAATATGTTATGTGCAGTAAATcttcataaaaaacaaaaaagaaattcaaCCCAAATTCAAATATTATCACATTTTTTAATGATGCTTAGCAGGGATAATGCTAGAGCCTAGATACAGTTTTAAACTCTAcctaataattttgaaaaattgcaggactaactattaaaaaatagattctttcacgtaaatatcaaatttatcttttttttttaaagagtgaGAAAGATTTGCATACATTAATCTCGTTTCTTTAACATTCTTATtcaatctcatctaattattataactttttcaaatttataataaaaataatatttaaaaaatatattctaacaatattttattaaatttttaattttaatttcaattcatcttatctcatctctaaaaacaaataaaatacaaatcatttttcaaaaaattatgattatatatttatgatggTGTGCAATGATAtctaatgaattttttattatagaaaatataGTACATAATCATTTGATTTTAGTTAACTTGAAGTTCTTGCTCCGATTATAGATTATTCTATTTTGTATACATAATATTGTATTGTTATTATAATGCTTGGTACatggagaataaaaataaaaaataaaaagaaaaaggttgcCGGCTATATACGATGGATGGAATGTTCGAAGTACGTAATTCACATTATTGAAGCCtgattattaaattaaaattaatagttGTGCGTCTTTCAACTTTTGACCACCTCtcacctttcctttcctttccttttatttatttattttttttttaaattagaattTCGAGAAATAATCtacttttttaagaaataaaaccTTTTCAATTCATTATTTATGGGTGGGGCAAAAACTTTTCTGATCCCAGAGGCTTTGAATTTGGTCAACGTTTAAaggatttgatttatttatatatattaaacaaggattattttttttaatttttaaataatattacgtatagttgtaaaattgtaataattatacaattattttaaaaatatatattattaaaaattaattttttatataaattatatatttatttattttttaaaaaataattatataacactTGTATATTCACCATTTCTCTTAATCTCgaatttgaaaggaaaaattataatatttacaaagaaatcagtaaatattttcctaatgattatataaattagttgaagaaaaaacaaaaaaaaaagaaagttagTTGAAGAAAATTGGTTTAATTTAATGGAAGTGGAAGTAAGAAATtgtgagaaaaagaagaagaagaaaagcctgatttaaattcataataatggAAGGTGGGTGGCAGAAAATAAATGGTTGCAGGAGAAGCAAACAAAACAGAGGAGGACCCATTTAAATGGAAGAAGACAATAACAGCTTTACAAGGGTCCTTCAATGGATGCTTAATTCAGCCGCCATTAACAGTAACGGCGTTAACTCAGACCTCCCTAGTCACCATATTCGCTTCTCTCTACGCCCTTCCAATCCCTTCCAATCGAAAGCTCAACTACCTCAAACGGAAGCGGAGAATTTGTGGAAAATTTAGCGGTCAttgacaattttttattttcaatttttacgCTTTACACGCCAGAGAGACTTTTAATTGGACGGTCAACTTTGATGTCCTCTGGCTTGAAGCAGTTAAAATTTCTTTGACGCCAGCGGTGGGGTGAGAGTCTGACGCAGACTGCAGAGAGACATTTGAGAGAGCTTTGTAGTTCGTACAGGGAGGATGAGAATGGTCAAATATGACCGGTGGCGTCGGTCAATGGTTGATTAAACTCCTCTTTAaaactctctcatctctctctctctctctctctctctagctctcTCTATATTTTTCTCTCTGGGTCAGCTTGGTTGTCTGAATAACTGCGGTGGGTTTGATCTTAGCAGTTGaatctcttgaaaaatcttgtttttccgttcCAAGCTCCGTGGGCAGTGCAATGGCTGTAAGCTTACCTCTATTTTTtcctcctctttctctctctctgtcactCGCTTTCTCTTTCATGCAATTTCTCTTTTTGTCGGGAATGTATTGCTTTTCTGCTTGGTTGCCGAGAAAACTGAGGGAAAGAAACAAATTGATTGTCTGGGTTTTTTGTATTATGTTTTGAAGTCGGCTTAGTTGAACGGAGTTTTTAGTGTTTTTATCTGTTTCCTCGTTTGCCAAATTAACAACCCAGTACAGCATATGCAGATTCTTTTCTGGGTTTGAATCATTTCGTTATGTTCTGATGAGAGATCTGCGATTTGTATAATTTACTTGCGAATCAAGAAGCATTAGCAAAATTGGGGATTCAGTCCATCTGGTTTTGTTTTGCTTGGTTTTTACCTTTTCTGTTTGTTTGGAAAATATGGACTAAACAGATAACCAAACACCGGTGCTTTGTCTCACAATAAACTATTTCAGCCGAGATATGATGTTGGAAAGTTAAAGTTCGAATTCTGCACTcccttataaaaaagaaagagttttTGAACTCTTGCTTGAATGATGAGTGTGTctgaattaaattaaaaaggggACAAATGCAATCGGCAGTTTGAGTGTCTTGAGTTGTTGCTTGATGCGCTTGCTTAGTTGATTTATGTAGGCTTCTTTCTCTGCGTAATTTTGTTTAAGAAAGTAGCCATGTTGTCAAGCGGTCTAGTTTGATTTCTTTGGATGAGTTGTTAATTACACTTGTGGTTGTTGCTGTTTCGTTCTTGGAAATTGAAACTCAGGTTGAATCGATCATCAATTTTGAGTCGGATGTGGTTGACATCATATTTTGGTTGTCCAAATGAATTTACAGTGTGGGACATTTTTGTGTCAGGTTTTTATACAATGATCGTATTCTAAGGAATTATGGTGCGTGTATGCATATGGTATACATATTTCATACTTCTTAACCCGTTGGTCATGGGAAGTACTGTTCCATGTACTCTGCTATGTTTCCCCCTAAATTGAAGCGTCATGTCCTATGTTAATGAGGAAAAGCGCTGCCACTCCCTTTTCATCAGGACCGGACTTTGTGGTACTAATACTGATATATTTCTTAGTTTATGAGTCAAGAGCTGGATCGGAACCTTCTACTGGAAATAAAGTGTTATATATTTAAACCTTGGTTAGGATCTCTAGCGGATAGGGCAAAGCCTGACAAACTTAGTCAATTGCTTTACACCCATTTTTTTAGAGAATGGGGAGGACAAAGTTTCACCCTACGCTATAGACCCACTAAGTTCAccatatttgtttttaattggtCCCTGTTTCCTTTCATGATTTAAAGTACCACTTTTTGGTTATAAATGATGTTGTCCACAAATACTAAAGATAAacaagaaaattcttttaacttaaaacttgtaaacaagaataatattctattccatCATTTTGTGTAATGTTGTGTTTCATACAGAATGGGAGCAGACCTTTGTTATATCTCATCATTTATTTGCTCTAAAACTCAGTGGTGGAGAACTTGTGATTATTAGTTCATTGTATGGTTAGTCCTATGGTATAATTTGATAGTCGTTAGCTAATACATATCTGCTGGTATCTTCACTCTGGTACTGTTTGGGTTAAGGTGACAAGGATGCCTCTATAAGATATTGGTTGTGCTGAGAAATAACACAATTGGAGTGATCTATCTTAATTCTGTGCCAACAAAGCATATGcctaataataattttgaacaAATTTGAGCTTGATACTAGTGAATGCTGTGAAAGTCCGAGTGTTATCAGTATTTTCACTTTGCAGTGCACAACTTGGTGCTCTTTATCGAGCCACCATCCCTTACCTCATTCTTTGGATGGTCAAGAAAGTTTAGTGAAAACTGTTGAAACCCAGATTAGTTCCGTCTCAGCAGAGTCTCGCTAAGTCTTGAGCAGTAAACTCGATGAGTTTAACGGTtatttattaattcattttcttgTTGATTGACTATTAGTTACTTGGGAatgttttttggttttctaaAGGGAACTATTGGAAGAGGTCTGAAGGACAACCATATTATTAGTGTGTTTTCTTATTGTTAGACATCAAAGAATATTTATGAAGATAGCCTGAGCAATATAGGATGACAATTAATTAGGTGAGGTATTTCAACTTTCAATTAAGTTTGGAATATTGATGATTTTTATTgggcctaaattatatttaacggGCCATATTGGATAAGCCCACGAGGGATAAATTTTTGAGGTTGATTAGGTATTTTAATTTAGCTcaataactaggttaaatctcatttattatttattaaatgagttagactcattttagaatttaaatattgactattagaaatttatttcaatttaaactcatcgttgATTGAAGTTCTCTACACAATCTCAGTCACTGTCAATTCTACATTGAATGAACTACTAGAtagatcatgtttttaaattcagaCTCTTTCTTAAATGATCGTGATTGAGTCGAACTCAAACTCGAACTTGTCAGCATCCTATTCCAACAGGGATACAACTCTACAAGTCGTCTTTATGTTAAAACTCTTTAACTGAGTCCAACTCAAACTGGTTGTTACTCTCTTCcaaatctctctataaatattaaatatcttcCTTTTGcgtgttatttggaaaaaaaccATAAACCTCCTAGTCTAGCACCGTGATAGATTTTTTGTCGAAAATTTTAGGAAGCAACACTACAAGGTAAgtagcttgatcataaattaggattagcatacattagctagttatatatatattattattattaaagccagTTCTTTTGAAGCTAGTGTTTACGTACCACGCAAgtcatgatatttgcaagcaCATCATTCACTATGTTTCATTTTGCATgttatagttatgtatgtattatgcatcTCCTGCATCTCACGTTGCATAGACAAGTAAGCTTTCATAAGATAAAGTGTGagatacttataaaaaagaagaagatcaagTGTAAGATAAGCTCATAACAGTTAATCAGATGGTCATTCAaatgcatggtaccaatgcagTGTTAGGGTGGGCGTGCAAGCCACGGATTCAAGCGTGGTCCACCGTAGCACGCCAGAGTATTGCACAGTCTGCTTCCTTTGCTGCAGCAAAGAAAGTTAGTGTATAACCTTGCATACAGTGTTAAGTGTGTTGGCCACAATGGCCAGCTAGACAAGTCAGATAAATCAAATTAGTCAGTTAATTCAAATAAATCAGTCATGCATAGCATAAGCATCAGTATGATCagtcatgattttaagttctcagtatgaaatattttatgaaaaatcttattttaagtATGTTTACGTTATGATGAGTTTCTTACTGAGTTATCgacttattttagtttgtttttatttttttaaaccacCTCAGATCAGAATATTTATGAAGGTAGAGCTGCAAGACGGGGCTTAGTCTAAGGAGGCGTGATAGTGGCCTAGATCGTATAtagagattttaagttatgatttttatggcacggattttgagaaattttagtAAATGCTTCCGCACACTCTCATTTAtgatttcaatattttaatttaaaacgactttatttattataaagacTATTTGTACTTGGAGTTGGCGATTccttcaaaataaaagaaaatatttttaagtcagGTTCAGTAGTAGCACTCCGGCTTTCtcaataatttttaaatgtGATTTTATTCTTAAACCTGGGAAACGGGGTGTTACAGGTTTAGTTCAAAATTTGAGGAAAtatagaggaagaggaagaagaaggaatggAATCCTTGAGTCTGACCTGGACCTTCTAGGAGTCTGACACTCTTGGTTAGAGTATAATGAAGTCTTGACTCTCACCATTATATAATAGAAGAACTCACCGACAATATCAGTGATgtatattattaatgaaattgaaAGAGTAGCTTTGACATAGTTAAAACTCTGTCTGCCTTATCCTAGTAGCACTTTGTTCTAATGAAAAAATACCAGCAGCAAACTAGTAAATCATAGAAACTTCTATTCCTCTATATTTTTTGGGGGGAATATACTGCAGTGATCATATGCTGAAGTTGTGTAGATACCAATTTTACATGCCTCTGGATGTACGACATGTCTAAAACTTGGCAACAGCTATATGGCATCATGCAATTTGGTTTCTTGGTATTATAATGTTACAATCTTTTTTGCAGTTCTAATGATGAATATTTCAATCTATAATGTGCATCCACTGTTAATGTACTGCTTATGGTAGTGCTTTCTCAATGTTTAACGAGATAATCCGAGGTTTATTGCATGTCAGGGAACTGTTTTCATATTTGTAaatgaagttttttttatttgtttttttaatgttgaTTATTATTAGGTGGTCAACAAGAAAGCTCTTTCTACAAGCACTATAAATTGGCTTTTATATCCTAACAGCATACTGCTGTTTTCTATAATGTTGTTGCTAATGATGTCATAATATAATGTTAGAAGCATGTTTTTAACGTTGCAGCAACGTTCACATGTACCGAAATTTGGCAATTGGGAAAGTGAAGAGAATGTTCCTTACACGGCCTATTTTGATAAAGCTCGCAAGGGTCGAGGTGGGACCAAGATGATAAATCCAAATGACCCTGAAGAGAATCCTGATTTAGTTTCTGATAATTCATCTTCATCTCATGGTCCTGCTGCCAGAGCTGAAACCGAGGAACCAGTAAGAGAGGGAGCTGGAAGATCAACACATGAACGGCGGAGCAGGGATGATGGTGATGTCAGGCAGTTCACCGGTTCTCCAGCCCATCATGATAATACAGGCAGCAGAGCTCATGGAGGCCGTGAAACCCATAGAAGACCTGCAAGGCACAGCATTGGATCTGAGTACAGTGTTGAGCGTTCACCACTCCACAGCCATGCAAAGGTCCCAGTGAGAGATG
This genomic interval from Carya illinoinensis cultivar Pawnee chromosome 2, C.illinoinensisPawnee_v1, whole genome shotgun sequence contains the following:
- the LOC122297602 gene encoding RPM1-interacting protein 4 isoform X2, producing MAQRSHVPKFGNWESEENVPYTAYFDKARKGRGGTKMINPNDPEENPDLVSDNSSSSHGPAARAETEEPVREGAGRSTHERRSRDDGDVRQFTGSPAHHDNTGSRAHGGRETHRRPARHSIGSEYSVERSPLHSHAKVPVRDGGVSSYTSEGKSYDSSHGTPGRYRKPETRGDETPEKGAAVPKFGEWDENNPASADGFTHIFNKVREERQTGVGRVPGSNGTPYNNTRRMQDADDNAKSCCFPWCRK
- the LOC122297602 gene encoding RPM1-interacting protein 4 isoform X1, giving the protein MLMRKSAATPFSSGPDFVQRSHVPKFGNWESEENVPYTAYFDKARKGRGGTKMINPNDPEENPDLVSDNSSSSHGPAARAETEEPVREGAGRSTHERRSRDDGDVRQFTGSPAHHDNTGSRAHGGRETHRRPARHSIGSEYSVERSPLHSHAKVPVRDGGVSSYTSEGKSYDSSHGTPGRYRKPETRGDETPEKGAAVPKFGEWDENNPASADGFTHIFNKVREERQTGVGRVPGSNGTPYNNTRRMQDADDNAKSCCFPWCRK